One window of the Labeo rohita strain BAU-BD-2019 chromosome 9, IGBB_LRoh.1.0, whole genome shotgun sequence genome contains the following:
- the si:dkey-10c21.1 gene encoding uncharacterized protein si:dkey-10c21.1 isoform X2, producing MAEIILGNKPKLIKWLSSGYELFLQHVQAKKLITSEYSELIDMQSKNTGVIKLLDIILGKGEDVCRKFLDLLKEDDVNEFSPELRKWIKTVDTKETANMTRPSGTQVTCTISASNGGSVFSPLITESSLGPVTMNLTAAPSDSSDVLSK from the exons ATGGCGGAAATCATCTTGGGAAACAAACCTAAACTCATCAAATGGCTTAGTTCGGGTTATGAATTGTTTTTGCAACATGTTCAAGCTAAAAAACTTATAACGTCGGAGTATAGTGAACTAATAGACATGCAGAGTAAGAATACGGGCGTTATCAAACTTCTGGACATTATCCTTGGAAAGGGTGAAGATGTGTGTCGAAAATTTCTGGATTTGCTTAAAGAAGATGATGTAAATGAATTTTCTCCTGAGCTTAGAAAATGGATCAAAACGGTGGACACTAAAG agaCTGCAAACATGACACGACCATCAGGCACTCAAGTAACAT gcACAATCTCTGCGTCTAATGGTGGCAGTGTATTTTCGCCTCTCATAACTGAATCAAGTCTAGGCCCTGTTACAATGAATTTGACTGCTGCACCCTCTGACAGTTCAGATGTGCTGTCAAAGTGA
- the si:dkey-10c21.1 gene encoding uncharacterized protein si:dkey-10c21.1 isoform X1: protein MAEIILGNKPKLIKWLSSGYELFLQHVQAKKLITSEYSELIDMQSKNTGVIKLLDIILGKGEDVCRKFLDLLKEDDVNEFSPELRKWIKTVDTKDLKTEKDDKRRESGNRPVQETANMTRPSGTQVTCTISASNGGSVFSPLITESSLGPVTMNLTAAPSDSSDVLSK, encoded by the exons ATGGCGGAAATCATCTTGGGAAACAAACCTAAACTCATCAAATGGCTTAGTTCGGGTTATGAATTGTTTTTGCAACATGTTCAAGCTAAAAAACTTATAACGTCGGAGTATAGTGAACTAATAGACATGCAGAGTAAGAATACGGGCGTTATCAAACTTCTGGACATTATCCTTGGAAAGGGTGAAGATGTGTGTCGAAAATTTCTGGATTTGCTTAAAGAAGATGATGTAAATGAATTTTCTCCTGAGCTTAGAAAATGGATCAAAACGGTGGACACTAAAG acctgaaaacagaaaaagatgACAAAAGAAGAGAAAGCGGTAACAGGCCAGTACAAG agaCTGCAAACATGACACGACCATCAGGCACTCAAGTAACAT gcACAATCTCTGCGTCTAATGGTGGCAGTGTATTTTCGCCTCTCATAACTGAATCAAGTCTAGGCCCTGTTACAATGAATTTGACTGCTGCACCCTCTGACAGTTCAGATGTGCTGTCAAAGTGA